The following proteins are encoded in a genomic region of Sorangiineae bacterium MSr12523:
- a CDS encoding 1-aminocyclopropane-1-carboxylate deaminase: MKFDAFPRYPLLFGPSPIHPLRRLSAHLGGKVEIWAKREDCNSGLAFGGNKMRKLEYLLADAIAKGCDTLVSIGGVQSNHTRQVAAAAAVAGLGCRLVQESWVDWPDSVYDRVGNIQLSRILGARIQLVQSGFGIGFKESWERTLADVSASGGKPYAIPAGASDHPLGGLGFVGWAMEVAEQERAQDIYFDTVLTCSVTGSTHAGMIVGFLAQPNGRRPRKVVGIDASAKPAETREQVTRIARNTANVIELGRDVRDDDVVLLDGYHAGTYGIPDAQTLDAIRLVGRLEGMIVDPVYEGKSMAGLIDLVQKGIIPPGSRVLYAHLGGQLALNAYSALFRVA; the protein is encoded by the coding sequence ATGAAATTCGATGCATTTCCTCGTTATCCCCTGCTCTTTGGCCCCTCCCCCATCCATCCGCTGCGCCGCCTGAGCGCGCACCTCGGCGGCAAAGTCGAGATTTGGGCCAAGCGCGAAGACTGCAACTCCGGCCTCGCCTTCGGCGGCAACAAGATGCGCAAGCTCGAATACCTGCTTGCCGACGCCATCGCCAAAGGCTGTGACACGTTGGTGTCCATCGGCGGCGTGCAATCGAATCACACGCGGCAAGTCGCCGCCGCCGCCGCCGTGGCCGGACTCGGATGCCGGCTGGTCCAAGAAAGCTGGGTCGATTGGCCCGACTCCGTCTACGACCGCGTGGGCAACATTCAATTGAGCCGCATCCTCGGCGCGCGCATCCAGCTCGTGCAATCCGGATTTGGCATCGGCTTCAAGGAAAGCTGGGAGCGCACGCTCGCCGATGTCAGCGCCTCCGGTGGTAAGCCGTATGCCATTCCTGCGGGCGCGTCGGATCACCCGCTCGGCGGTCTCGGCTTCGTGGGCTGGGCGATGGAGGTCGCCGAGCAAGAGCGGGCGCAGGATATCTACTTCGACACCGTGCTCACGTGCTCCGTCACCGGCAGCACGCATGCGGGCATGATCGTGGGCTTCTTGGCGCAGCCAAACGGGCGACGGCCACGCAAAGTGGTGGGCATCGACGCCTCCGCGAAGCCCGCGGAAACCAGGGAGCAGGTCACCCGCATCGCACGCAACACGGCAAACGTCATCGAGCTCGGGCGCGACGTCCGCGACGACGATGTCGTCTTGCTCGATGGCTACCATGCAGGGACCTACGGCATCCCCGATGCGCAGACGCTGGATGCGATCCGCCTCGTCGGCCGTCTCGAGGGGATGATCGTCGACCCGGTGTACGAGGGAAAGTCGATGGCCGGACTTATCGATCTGGTGCAGAAGGGAATCATTCCGCCGGGTTCGCGCGTACTGTACGCGCACCTGGGCGGCCAGCTCGCCCTCAACGCCTACAGCGCGCTCTTTCGAGTCGCCTGA
- a CDS encoding FAD-dependent oxidoreductase produces the protein MRPTNVRSPDYFHKVVDCQWACPAHTNVPEYIRLIAQGRYSDAYMVNRESNVFPAILGRTCDRPCEPACRRARVDQKPVAICRLKRVAADLRSDITSRLPRAPAQKNGKRIACIGAGPASLAVANDLAPLGYEITIFEKLHVPGGLMRSNIPAFRLPEAVLTEEIDMILGIGNIEVRYDSPIESMKALLEMGYDAIFVGSGAPRGKNLDIPGRYDTDRIHIGIDWLESVAFGHIDKIGEKVLIIGVGNTAMDCCRSSRRLGGNDIKVMARKPRGYFKASPWELDDAEEEQVEILINHAPKSFVVENGKLKGMMFDRVEWEIPEKGEPTKSKVIDTVFLPADDVILAIGQEAAFPWIERDIGIEFDKWDMPIVDKTTYQYTRPGIFSGGDAAWGPLNIIWAVEHAHQAAISIHNYCQGQSLTERLPRGMNLVSAKMGLHEWSYKNDYNPVGRQKMTHVALTERFKQMNIEVELGFTPEQVAHEVERCLNCDIQTVFTDKLCIECDACVDVCPVLCLTIAPNGEEEELRKRLSAPAENPKQDIFASGPLPQTARVMLKDEDLCVHCGLCAERCPTGAWDMQKFNLLIPYAGTPCNTKP, from the coding sequence GTGCGCCCCACGAATGTTCGCAGCCCCGACTACTTCCACAAAGTCGTCGACTGCCAATGGGCCTGCCCGGCTCACACCAACGTGCCCGAGTACATCCGTCTGATTGCCCAAGGACGGTATTCGGATGCATACATGGTCAATCGCGAATCGAACGTCTTTCCGGCCATCCTCGGAAGAACGTGCGATCGCCCGTGCGAGCCGGCCTGCCGTCGCGCGCGCGTCGACCAGAAGCCCGTGGCCATCTGCAGACTCAAGCGCGTCGCCGCGGATTTGCGCAGTGACATCACATCCCGTTTGCCGCGCGCCCCCGCGCAGAAGAATGGCAAACGCATCGCCTGCATCGGCGCAGGTCCGGCCTCGCTCGCCGTGGCCAACGATCTTGCACCGCTCGGCTACGAGATCACCATCTTCGAAAAGCTGCACGTGCCCGGCGGGTTGATGCGCTCGAACATCCCCGCCTTCCGCCTGCCCGAAGCGGTGCTGACCGAGGAGATCGACATGATCCTCGGCATCGGCAACATCGAAGTGCGTTACGACTCGCCCATCGAGAGCATGAAAGCACTGCTCGAAATGGGCTACGACGCCATCTTCGTGGGAAGCGGCGCACCGCGGGGCAAAAACCTGGATATCCCGGGACGCTACGACACGGATCGCATCCACATCGGCATCGATTGGCTCGAGTCGGTGGCCTTCGGGCACATCGACAAAATTGGAGAAAAGGTCCTCATCATCGGCGTCGGCAACACGGCGATGGACTGCTGCCGCTCGTCGCGCAGGCTCGGCGGCAACGACATCAAGGTGATGGCTCGAAAGCCGCGCGGCTATTTCAAAGCTTCCCCCTGGGAGCTCGACGACGCCGAGGAAGAGCAGGTCGAAATCCTGATCAACCACGCGCCGAAGTCGTTCGTCGTCGAGAACGGCAAGCTCAAAGGCATGATGTTCGACCGCGTCGAATGGGAAATCCCCGAAAAGGGCGAGCCCACCAAGTCGAAGGTGATCGACACGGTCTTTCTGCCGGCCGACGACGTCATCCTGGCCATCGGCCAAGAGGCAGCGTTTCCCTGGATCGAGCGCGACATCGGCATCGAGTTCGACAAATGGGACATGCCCATCGTCGACAAGACGACCTACCAATACACGAGGCCGGGTATCTTTTCCGGCGGCGATGCTGCGTGGGGACCGCTGAACATCATTTGGGCCGTGGAGCATGCGCACCAGGCGGCCATTTCGATCCACAATTACTGCCAAGGACAATCGCTCACCGAGCGGCTGCCCCGGGGAATGAACCTCGTCAGCGCCAAGATGGGCCTGCACGAGTGGAGCTACAAGAACGACTACAACCCCGTGGGCCGGCAGAAGATGACCCACGTGGCCCTGACCGAGCGCTTCAAACAGATGAACATCGAGGTGGAGCTCGGCTTCACGCCCGAACAGGTCGCGCACGAAGTGGAGCGCTGCCTGAATTGCGACATCCAGACGGTGTTCACCGACAAACTTTGCATCGAGTGCGACGCGTGCGTCGACGTCTGCCCGGTGCTCTGCTTGACCATCGCGCCCAACGGCGAGGAGGAGGAGCTGCGCAAACGCCTCAGCGCGCCCGCGGAAAACCCGAAGCAGGACATCTTCGCCTCGGGCCCGCTGCCGCAAACGGCGCGCGTCATGCTCAAAGACGAAGACCTTTGCGTGCACTGCGGCCTATGCGCCGAACGATGCCCCACCGGTGCGTGGGACATGCAGAAGTTCAATCTGCTCATTCCCTATGCCGGTACTCCATGCAACACGAAGCCGTAG
- a CDS encoding diaminopimelate decarboxylase, whose amino-acid sequence METSKIERVLASALREGALSGVNDDGPALCVFYDLDDLRAGFREVQRVFPQGALHTTAVKANGLPAILKEAKRFGLGAESASLGELVHALELGFEPSNILFDSPAKTRSEIELALSRGVILNVDNFQEVERIAQALGKVKSNAIVGMRVNPQVGAGTIASTSTATSTSKFGITLDEHRDAIFDAFAKYPWLRGLHVHVGSQGCGLDLLVRGARRAVDLALALRGRGHTIDILDIGGGLSVDYAGGDAPPAFAEYASMLREHVPEIFDGTFRIATEFGRALHAKTGWVASRVEYTKSAGGRRIAVTHAGAELFVRAVYQPDKWAHRITIHDATGALKSGPAAPWDIAGPLCFSGDLIAVGRELPAIEPGDFVVVHDAGAYTLSMWSRYNSRLVPAVYGYEGSALHLMKAAETTEDLIRFWS is encoded by the coding sequence ATGGAGACGAGCAAGATCGAACGAGTCCTGGCGAGCGCATTGCGCGAAGGTGCCCTTTCCGGCGTGAACGACGACGGACCGGCGCTTTGCGTGTTCTACGATCTGGACGACTTGCGCGCGGGCTTTCGCGAAGTGCAGCGTGTCTTTCCTCAGGGCGCGCTGCACACGACGGCCGTCAAAGCCAATGGCTTGCCCGCTATTTTGAAGGAGGCCAAGCGCTTCGGGCTCGGCGCGGAGAGCGCGTCGCTCGGAGAGCTGGTGCACGCCCTCGAGCTCGGATTCGAACCTTCGAACATCCTCTTCGACTCGCCTGCCAAGACGCGCTCGGAAATCGAGCTCGCGCTCTCGCGCGGGGTGATCCTCAACGTGGACAACTTCCAGGAGGTCGAGCGGATCGCGCAAGCTCTGGGCAAGGTGAAGAGCAACGCGATCGTCGGCATGCGCGTGAACCCGCAAGTCGGCGCCGGAACGATCGCGTCCACCAGCACGGCCACGTCGACGTCGAAGTTTGGCATCACGCTCGACGAACATCGGGACGCCATCTTCGACGCGTTCGCGAAGTACCCGTGGCTCCGCGGCCTCCATGTGCACGTCGGCTCGCAAGGGTGCGGGCTGGATCTTTTGGTCCGCGGTGCACGACGCGCCGTGGACTTGGCGCTAGCGCTTCGCGGTCGGGGACACACCATCGATATATTGGATATTGGTGGCGGATTGTCCGTCGATTACGCCGGCGGCGATGCACCGCCCGCGTTCGCGGAGTACGCGTCGATGTTGCGCGAACACGTCCCGGAGATTTTCGATGGCACCTTCCGCATTGCCACCGAGTTCGGACGTGCACTTCACGCCAAGACCGGCTGGGTGGCGAGCCGCGTCGAATACACGAAGTCAGCGGGAGGCCGGCGCATTGCCGTGACGCATGCCGGCGCAGAACTCTTCGTTCGCGCGGTCTATCAACCCGACAAATGGGCGCACCGCATTACGATTCATGACGCAACGGGAGCGCTCAAGAGCGGCCCCGCGGCACCATGGGACATAGCTGGTCCGCTCTGCTTCTCGGGCGATCTCATCGCGGTCGGCCGCGAGCTCCCGGCCATCGAACCAGGCGATTTCGTGGTCGTTCACGACGCGGGCGCTTACACACTCAGCATGTGGTCCCGCTACAACAGCCGATTGGTCCCCGCCGTGTACGGTTACGAGGGCAGTGCACTTCATTTGATGAAGGCGGCGGAGACGACCGAAGACCTGATTCGTTTTTGGAGCTGA
- a CDS encoding 2-oxoacid:acceptor oxidoreductase subunit alpha, translated as MQHEAVASSAEQVQPSGEEVRDRTNDFAFKLANVNGTGSASANGLIMQAIFRMGIPVSGKNLFPSNIQGLPTWYEVRVNAKGHTARTSVYDLIVAMNAETYARDIREVRPGGYVLYDSTWPLSPSLSRDDVTFLGVPYAQLCNEHFTEVRERTLMKNIAYVGTLVALFDIDMDIVTGMLKEKFARKPALMESNAKAIKLGYDYAREHFDCPLPMKLEKMDATKGSILIDGNTATALGCVYAGATVAAWYPITPSTSVLDGFKAFCETYRTDKATGEKRYCILQAEDELAAIGMVIGAAWNGARAFTSTSGPGISLMSELIGLAYYAEVPAVIVDVQRVGPSTGMPTRTQQGDILLCAYASHGDTKHVLLFPANPNECFSFAVKAFDLAEKLQTPVFLLSDLDIGMNDWVVPRLEWDENYKPDRGRVLSKEELLALPTPKYYRYSPEDEYGVAARTLPGVHEKGSFFTRGSGHNKLGGYTEIPDEYQEVMDRLARKHRAARNLVPPAIIEKRQGATFGVLTVGGCDPAVREALETLEERGVHGDFLRVRGFPFGDEVEAFLAEHEVVYVVEQNRDAQLRSLLILETSVPKEKLRSITAYGGFPLQAHQVIEGIALP; from the coding sequence ATGCAACACGAAGCCGTAGCCTCCTCTGCAGAACAGGTTCAACCCTCGGGCGAAGAAGTACGCGATCGCACGAACGACTTTGCATTCAAGCTGGCCAATGTGAACGGCACCGGCTCGGCCAGTGCCAATGGCCTCATCATGCAGGCCATTTTTCGCATGGGCATACCGGTATCGGGGAAAAACCTATTTCCCTCGAACATCCAGGGATTGCCCACGTGGTACGAAGTCCGCGTCAATGCGAAAGGCCATACGGCGCGCACCAGCGTCTACGACCTCATCGTGGCCATGAACGCCGAGACGTACGCCCGCGACATCCGCGAGGTGCGACCCGGCGGCTACGTGCTCTACGATTCCACATGGCCACTTTCGCCTTCGCTATCACGCGATGACGTGACGTTTCTCGGCGTTCCCTATGCCCAGTTGTGCAACGAGCATTTCACCGAGGTGCGCGAACGCACCTTGATGAAGAACATCGCGTACGTGGGTACGTTGGTCGCGTTGTTCGACATCGACATGGACATCGTGACGGGGATGCTCAAGGAGAAGTTCGCGCGCAAGCCCGCCCTGATGGAGTCGAACGCCAAGGCCATCAAGCTGGGCTACGACTATGCGCGCGAGCATTTCGACTGCCCGCTGCCGATGAAGCTCGAAAAGATGGATGCCACCAAGGGATCCATCCTCATCGATGGCAACACGGCGACCGCCCTGGGATGCGTCTACGCCGGGGCCACCGTGGCGGCGTGGTACCCCATCACGCCGTCGACCAGCGTGCTCGATGGCTTCAAAGCATTTTGCGAAACGTACCGCACCGACAAAGCCACCGGCGAGAAGCGCTATTGCATTTTGCAGGCGGAGGACGAGCTCGCGGCCATCGGCATGGTGATCGGCGCTGCCTGGAACGGTGCGCGAGCCTTCACGTCGACGTCGGGCCCGGGCATTTCGTTGATGAGCGAGCTCATTGGGCTGGCCTATTACGCGGAGGTTCCGGCAGTCATCGTCGACGTGCAGCGCGTGGGCCCTTCCACCGGAATGCCCACGCGCACGCAACAAGGCGATATCCTGTTGTGCGCGTACGCTTCGCACGGAGATACGAAGCATGTATTGCTCTTTCCGGCGAATCCCAACGAGTGTTTCTCGTTTGCGGTCAAAGCGTTCGACTTGGCGGAGAAGCTGCAAACCCCGGTATTCCTATTGTCCGATTTGGACATCGGAATGAACGACTGGGTCGTGCCCCGCCTGGAGTGGGACGAGAATTACAAACCGGACCGCGGGCGGGTGCTCTCCAAGGAAGAATTGCTCGCGTTGCCCACACCCAAGTATTACCGGTATTCGCCGGAGGACGAATATGGCGTGGCGGCGCGCACCTTGCCCGGCGTGCATGAAAAGGGTTCCTTTTTCACGCGCGGATCGGGGCACAATAAACTGGGCGGGTACACGGAAATACCGGACGAGTACCAAGAGGTGATGGACCGGCTCGCGCGAAAGCATCGCGCGGCACGCAACCTCGTTCCGCCGGCCATCATCGAGAAGCGACAAGGGGCCACGTTCGGAGTGCTCACCGTCGGCGGTTGCGATCCCGCGGTGCGTGAGGCATTGGAAACGTTGGAAGAACGCGGCGTGCACGGCGATTTCCTGCGCGTGCGCGGCTTTCCGTTCGGCGACGAGGTGGAGGCGTTCCTCGCCGAGCACGAGGTCGTCTACGTCGTGGAGCAGAATCGCGATGCGCAATTGCGGTCGCTGCTCATCCTGGAGACGTCCGTGCCC
- a CDS encoding four helix bundle protein, whose amino-acid sequence MQAKPTHRPSGFHVLDLAIRAIELLRPIVAHIRRCDRDLGEQLRRALSSVALNIAEGDRSQGGHRIARFSTAAGSNNESRAALRVAVAWGYVHAHEIEAGDDLLNRIAAMLYRLGATR is encoded by the coding sequence ATGCAAGCAAAACCGACCCACCGCCCCTCTGGCTTTCATGTTCTCGACCTTGCGATTCGAGCCATCGAGCTTCTTCGCCCCATCGTGGCGCATATCCGTCGCTGCGATCGCGACCTGGGCGAGCAGTTGCGACGGGCCCTTAGCTCCGTTGCGCTAAACATCGCCGAAGGCGACCGTAGCCAAGGCGGCCATCGCATCGCACGGTTCTCCACGGCCGCAGGCTCCAACAACGAATCGCGCGCTGCCTTGCGCGTCGCGGTCGCATGGGGCTACGTCCACGCCCACGAGATCGAAGCCGGCGATGATTTGCTCAATCGCATCGCTGCCATGCTTTACCGCCTCGGCGCCACGCGGTAG
- a CDS encoding endo alpha-1,4 polygalactosaminidase encodes MKDLARVARTYRIINIDADPDVDGEANFSESQLAVLRASGKNRVLSYLNLGSCERTRSYWTRAPAPFVPCGKNKKAQLGAYSGYSEETWMDPSDPDYQALMVDFVAARLAARKVDGFYLDNMEIVEHPKSGGNGPCSARCKQGGLDLVRRLREKFPDLLLVMQNATGRVTRLGLTGGVRFATLLDGIAHEEVYAPRHDANAEAELLAWKQLNLRTKSGRPLWIATEDYVGSCANQRAARDAWAKSQRNGFSPYISDESGGQNVVCYWSF; translated from the coding sequence ATGAAGGACCTCGCGCGGGTGGCCCGGACGTACCGGATCATCAACATCGACGCCGATCCGGACGTGGATGGCGAGGCCAATTTTTCGGAGTCGCAGCTCGCGGTGCTGCGGGCCAGTGGGAAAAATAGGGTTCTCAGTTATTTGAACTTGGGTTCATGCGAACGAACACGCTCGTATTGGACGCGGGCTCCGGCGCCGTTCGTTCCTTGCGGGAAGAACAAGAAGGCGCAATTGGGTGCGTACTCGGGCTACTCCGAGGAGACGTGGATGGACCCGAGTGACCCGGACTATCAGGCGCTCATGGTCGACTTCGTTGCCGCACGACTGGCAGCTCGCAAGGTCGATGGATTCTATTTGGACAACATGGAGATCGTGGAGCACCCGAAGTCGGGGGGCAACGGTCCGTGCAGTGCACGCTGCAAGCAGGGCGGGCTCGATCTGGTGCGGCGGTTGCGGGAGAAGTTCCCCGATTTGCTGCTGGTGATGCAGAACGCGACCGGCAGAGTCACGCGCCTGGGGCTCACCGGCGGTGTGCGGTTCGCCACGTTGCTCGACGGGATCGCGCACGAGGAGGTCTACGCCCCCCGCCACGATGCCAACGCCGAGGCGGAGCTTCTTGCCTGGAAGCAATTGAACCTTCGCACCAAATCGGGCCGTCCTTTGTGGATTGCGACGGAAGACTACGTCGGAAGCTGCGCCAACCAGCGCGCCGCCCGCGACGCCTGGGCGAAGAGCCAGCGCAACGGCTTCTCGCCGTACATCTCCGACGAAAGCGGCGGGCAGAACGTCGTTTGCTACTGGTCGTTCTGA
- a CDS encoding four helix bundle protein: MALAEADAMALAEADAMALAEADAMALAEADAMALAEAASESATRIEFRCGGMFLLACPGAKEARQRPSCGGIRAHGRCHASFAGRGMQARTPHRPSKFHVLELAIQAIGHLRPTVAHIRRCDRDLGEQLRRALSSVALNIAEGNRSQGGHRIARFSTAAGSNSESRAALRVAVAWGYVHAHEIEAGERLLDEVAAILHRLGAAG; encoded by the coding sequence ATGGCGCTCGCCGAGGCGGATGCGATGGCGCTCGCCGAGGCGGATGCGATGGCGCTCGCCGAGGCGGATGCGATGGCGCTTGCCGAGGCGGATGCGATGGCGCTCGCCGAGGCGGCTTCGGAATCTGCAACTCGGATCGAATTCCGGTGCGGTGGGATGTTCTTGCTTGCCTGCCCGGGCGCGAAAGAAGCGCGCCAGCGCCCGTCGTGCGGCGGCATTCGGGCTCACGGGCGCTGTCACGCTTCTTTCGCTGGAAGGGGCATGCAAGCAAGAACACCCCACCGCCCCTCCAAGTTTCATGTCCTCGAGCTCGCAATTCAAGCCATCGGGCATCTTCGCCCCACGGTGGCGCATATCCGTCGCTGCGATCGCGACCTGGGCGAGCAGCTGCGTCGAGCACTCAGCTCCGTCGCGTTGAACATCGCCGAAGGGAATCGCAGCCAAGGCGGACACCGCATCGCACGGTTCTCTACGGCCGCAGGCTCCAACAGCGAATCACGCGCTGCCTTGCGCGTCGCGGTCGCATGGGGCTACGTCCACGCCCACGAGATCGAAGCCGGCGAGCGGTTGCTCGACGAAGTCGCCGCCATCCTTCATCGCCTTGGTGCCGCGGGATAG
- a CDS encoding GntR family transcriptional regulator: MQKTKPLEAVPRRLLRDEAYGRIRDAILDGTLEAGEAIRDGELAERLQLSRTPVREALARLIDEGLVESKPGAFTRVTPVLRREVMDAHAVVQAMHELAVKKAVPRITRADIEMLTRANQRFSDALDSADVEAALAADDEFHDIFVRASGNGAIAATIERYTPSIRRLERLRFGTLPGRASVKVHARIIRAAANQDIDTAAQLTVENWATLGQLIDRALFEQRSKP; this comes from the coding sequence ATGCAAAAGACGAAACCCTTGGAGGCGGTGCCGCGGCGGTTGCTTCGGGATGAGGCGTATGGCCGCATTCGGGATGCGATCCTCGATGGGACGCTGGAGGCGGGGGAGGCCATTCGGGATGGGGAGCTTGCGGAGCGGCTGCAGCTGTCGCGCACCCCCGTGCGGGAGGCGCTCGCGCGGTTGATCGATGAGGGGCTCGTCGAATCGAAGCCGGGAGCGTTCACCCGGGTGACGCCGGTCCTCCGACGTGAAGTGATGGATGCGCACGCGGTCGTGCAAGCCATGCACGAGCTCGCGGTGAAGAAAGCGGTGCCGCGCATCACGCGGGCGGACATCGAGATGCTCACGCGCGCGAACCAGCGCTTCTCCGATGCCCTCGATAGCGCAGACGTGGAAGCAGCGCTCGCCGCGGATGACGAGTTTCACGATATTTTCGTACGCGCCTCGGGCAATGGAGCCATTGCGGCGACGATCGAACGGTATACGCCATCGATTCGACGGCTCGAGCGTTTACGATTTGGGACCCTGCCCGGTCGTGCCTCGGTGAAGGTTCACGCGCGCATCATCCGTGCGGCGGCCAATCAAGACATCGACACGGCGGCGCAGCTCACCGTCGAAAACTGGGCCACGCTCGGCCAATTGATCGATCGCGCGCTCTTCGAACAACGGAGCAAACCATGA